A part of Pararoseomonas sp. SCSIO 73927 genomic DNA contains:
- the rplX gene encoding 50S ribosomal protein L24 — protein MAAKIKKGDRVQVLAGKDKGKRGEVLSVSPTENRAVVQGVNIVKRHAKPQGMNQPGGIQEKEAPIHLSNLAVIDPKSDKPTRVGFRMDGDKKVRVAKASGEVIA, from the coding sequence ATGGCTGCCAAGATCAAGAAGGGCGATCGCGTCCAGGTCCTGGCCGGCAAGGACAAGGGCAAGCGCGGGGAGGTTCTCTCCGTGTCCCCGACCGAGAACCGCGCCGTGGTTCAGGGCGTGAACATCGTGAAGCGTCACGCTAAGCCGCAGGGCATGAACCAGCCGGGCGGCATTCAGGAGAAGGAGGCGCCGATCCACCTCTCCAACCTGGCGGTGATCGACCCGAAGAGCGACAAGCCGACCCGTGTCGGCTTCCGCATGGACGGTGACAAGAAGGTCCGGGTGGCGAAGGCCTCCGGCGAGGTGATCGCATGA
- the rplN gene encoding 50S ribosomal protein L14, whose protein sequence is MIQVESNLDVADNSGARRVQCIKVLGGSKRKTASVGDIIVVSVKDAIPRAKVKKGEVHRAVIVRTAYAVRRQDGTAIRFDNNAAVLINKQNEPIGTRIFGPVVRELRARKYMKIISLAPEVL, encoded by the coding sequence ATGATCCAGGTTGAGTCCAATCTCGACGTCGCCGACAACTCCGGCGCGCGCCGGGTCCAGTGCATCAAGGTGCTGGGCGGCTCCAAGCGGAAGACGGCCTCGGTGGGCGACATCATCGTAGTCTCCGTCAAGGACGCCATCCCCCGGGCCAAGGTGAAGAAGGGCGAGGTGCACCGCGCCGTGATCGTGCGCACGGCCTATGCCGTGCGCCGTCAGGACGGCACCGCGATCCGCTTCGACAACAACGCGGCCGTGCTGATCAACAAGCAGAACGAGCCGATCGGCACCCGCATCTTCGGGCCGGTCGTGCGCGAGCTGCGCGCGCGGAAGTACATGAAGATCATCTCCCTGGCTCCGGAGGTGCTGTGA
- the rpsQ gene encoding 30S ribosomal protein S17 yields MPKRVLTGRVTSDKQDKTVTVLIERRVMHPLYKKFIRRSKKYAAHDEENLCREGDTVSIEECRPISKRKSWLVVQRNGETVARPVAYELLENIELPEEQGA; encoded by the coding sequence ATGCCGAAGCGAGTCCTCACGGGGCGGGTCACGAGCGACAAGCAGGACAAGACGGTCACCGTCTTGATCGAGCGTCGCGTGATGCACCCGCTCTATAAGAAGTTCATCCGGCGCTCGAAGAAGTACGCCGCGCACGACGAGGAGAACCTGTGTCGCGAGGGCGACACGGTTTCCATCGAGGAGTGCCGCCCGATTTCCAAGCGGAAGTCGTGGCTGGTGGTGCAGCGGAACGGCGAGACCGTGGCGCGTCCGGTGGCCTATGAGCTGCTCGAGAACATCGAGTTGCCCGAGGAGCAGGGCGCATGA
- the rpmC gene encoding 50S ribosomal protein L29, translating to MTKIADVRGKTADELKTMLLDLRKEQFNLRFQRATGQLEAVGRIRAVRRDIARVKTVLGEQARTSPKS from the coding sequence ATGACGAAGATCGCGGACGTCCGCGGCAAGACCGCGGACGAGCTGAAGACCATGCTGCTCGACCTCCGGAAGGAGCAGTTCAACCTCCGTTTCCAGCGGGCCACGGGTCAGCTGGAGGCGGTGGGGCGAATTCGTGCTGTTCGGCGCGACATTGCCCGTGTTAAGACCGTGCTGGGCGAACAGGCCCGCACATCCCCGAAGTCCTGA
- the rplP gene encoding 50S ribosomal protein L16 translates to MLSPKRTTYRKAHKGRIKGVAKGGFTLSFGGYGLKALEPERVTARQIEAARRAITRAMKRQGRVWIRIFPDLPVSTKPAEVRMGSGKGAPEYWVARIKPGRIMFEIDGVSQETAREALALGAAKLPIKTKVVARLGAAEA, encoded by the coding sequence ATGCTGTCGCCGAAGCGGACGACGTATCGTAAGGCCCATAAGGGCCGCATCAAGGGCGTGGCCAAGGGCGGGTTCACCCTCTCCTTTGGCGGCTACGGCCTGAAGGCGCTGGAGCCGGAGCGGGTGACCGCCCGGCAGATTGAGGCGGCTCGCCGCGCGATCACCCGCGCCATGAAGCGTCAGGGGCGCGTGTGGATCCGGATCTTCCCGGACCTGCCCGTCTCCACCAAGCCGGCCGAGGTCCGCATGGGCTCCGGCAAGGGTGCCCCTGAGTATTGGGTGGCCCGGATCAAGCCGGGCCGGATCATGTTCGAGATCGACGGCGTGAGCCAGGAGACGGCCCGCGAGGCGCTGGCTCTCGGGGCCGCCAAGCTGCCGATCAAGACGAAGGTCGTCGCCCGTCTGGGCGCGGCGGAGGCTTGA